One window of the Magnolia sinica isolate HGM2019 chromosome 19, MsV1, whole genome shotgun sequence genome contains the following:
- the LOC131234620 gene encoding uncharacterized protein LOC131234620 — translation MNVKDVLLQTEVILTLEPTSEELETEAVRLVRYRFHGIKDGKDEVMEEGEGAGYELAEELREDREELKKERELLEKDREEFSQTFLALKEREELMKKERELPLKERELMLKEKEALRLER, via the exons ATGAACGTGAAAGATGTTCTTTTGCAGACTGAAGTAATCCTGACCTTAGAACCCACTAGTGAAGAACTGGAGACAGAGGCCGTTCGTTTGGTTCGTTATAGATTTCAT GGCATTAAAGATGGAAAAGATGAAGTTatggaagagggagagggagcgggATATGAATTGGCAGAAGAGTTGAGGGAGGATAGGGAAGagctgaagaaggagagggaattGCTGGAGAAAGATAGGGAAGAGTTTAGTCAAACATTCCTCGCACTAAAAGAGAGGGAAGAAttgatgaagaaggagagagaactaCCACTCAAGGAGAGGGAACTCATGCTAAAGGAGAAGGAAGCCTTGAGGTTAGAGAGGTAA